The Glycine max cultivar Williams 82 chromosome 17, Glycine_max_v4.0, whole genome shotgun sequence genome contains the following window.
cACCCCCTTTCAGTTTCTTCTCAACTAAACAGAAGTTTAGGGTgtgagttttagaaaaattactAGATAATTTGGACTATTATATTGTGTGAAGCTAATATTTAAACTATTCAAAAGAgttttataaacttttaaaatgactTATCAAATACATGcgttaatttatgaaaaaaaaagtaaaggtttaaatatatttaatttttataaaatgattgaactttgattttggtttttataattttttattttcattcttaagAAATATGTTAATATTGTTTTTGGTTCTAACTTTACGTGACACTGCGTAACTGTTTATGTGTTTAACATAATGTCAAGTCTTTAAATAACCATCTCAAGTGACTTATATATTAGTGTCTACAGTGTCATGCTAGCACGTgacatctcatttttttttctttataaatttcTGAAATGAATACtatttatctaaattaaaatgaaccgtaggagataaaaaaaaaataatgatttcaaATGTTCTTTTCAGGCTTCATCATACAATATCATGCTCATTACTACAAAGCCCATCTAGCGGAGAGGGCATGTTCAAGGCATTCATCATCTCTCACTGCGTGTGATTATTAGTCATGCAGTACTTGTCATCGAGATCGATCAGTGATAATAGGCTTCTTCATCACACTGATCATATTCTTGACATTGCCATGAAAGGACCATGGTTGACTGATACACATTTATAGTGAGATCTTCtcttttttaacaatatttatttatttatttttattttacttttatctatAATATTTGTACTTTAGGTAAGGGATTTGAACTCAATTTCACTCAAAACAATTTATTGGGGTAGGAATATGGTAATTCGGATATACTTCCGAGTACCAAAACTAAGGATGAAATAGCTATATATAcgatatttatgaaaaaaagtaTTCAATCCTGGATAAATAATGCAAGTTCAAAAGGCGAGAGACACCATTCGGATCTTGACATGGAAATTAGAATTAGAAATCTTACTAATGGAGGAGCAATGTGGTACAGTGAGTGCTATTATATGCATTAAGGAAGCTTCTACTcttgttcttataattattcTGGGGTTCACTTTGGAAGACCATTGGCATGGTTAAATGGAATCGTCAGTAAATGCACGTCTCAGAATGATGACAAGATACCAGTTTACCAGTGTACTTAGGAATATCattccttcatcttttttcattaacCCATATCTGTTATTACTTTGAATTGTAAGGTTCTCTTCTCAGTACCCACTTCCAAGTACGCAAGTTACTTTCAATGTCAGGAATATATGTTCACTTCTTAATTCTCACATCATCTCAAAAGACTAATACGTAGCATTACTCAATTAAATTcctaaaattatcataattaatttctttttgatctttaaaattacgagtattatttttttgctaACTAGCAAAAAGAAGGGAAGCTGGATCCACGTGGAGCAGAGACTGACATGTTAACTATGTTAATATCCTAATTCCTACAATCCCAGAATGGcgtttgataattttaaaattacgagtataaagattaaaataactggtgttttttaataaaaaagaaataaagaaataactggtgtttgataattttaaaaactaattaaaagggcgtttctttttatgattttaggAACTAAATTCATCAGTACCTCTGATTATAATTTGAGAGACTAATTTAATTTGGTGTATCGAAAAAATATACTACTATATGATTGGTACAGATAACTATAAACTCACTCGAGTTTCATCACTTTTTCCCCATGTGGCATGAAATTTTACAACTTTCGGTAGAAATTTCAGAGCAGTTCTGTAATAGCAGCCGAGAGATTCTAACTTAGCTTGATCTTGTTGGTCTGAAACTAGAAAAGTCGTGCCCTTATTATATACTACGGTAAACTGATGGAATCCGATTTGAAGTTATCTTTGCAGAGATTGACAATACAACAATTATATTAGGGTAATAAATGCATggattaatttgtttatattctgTAATGGAAAATATAGGCAAAGAGTATCTTTAATTTGTTTGCTAGTTACTCCAGTGAACTGAGGTTATTTCgaagagtaaaataaaatgacatcTCGGACATTGGGAACAATTGAACTGATGAAAAGATTGTAAAGGCCATGCTCAAAAGTTTGCCTCTGTGTCCCATGTTATTATGTCCTCAGTGGCTTCAGCTtaattatattacatattttCTGATATGAAAGCAGAAAGTTTTCCGAACTGTATAAACTAGAAGCAATAGTTAGATATTTTAgataaacaacttttttttcttccttttgtacttaattttgaatatagtCCATTTGTAAaggataataatattaattgaattGTGATTAAACAGGATGGAAACGGCATAAAAAATCTAATCTTCAGTTATCCATTCAGATAATAAGTCTTACCAAATTGAATGGCAGAGGAACCAAATGCTTATATGGGTTTAAACTCATAACTTGTCTAAACAAAGTAAGCACAACAAAAGTGACTCTCCCTAATAGAACAAAAAGGGAGAATTGAAAAttggaaaagaagaaagaatactAATTTTGGTGTAACAGAGAAGTGCTTTCATTCTTTTTACCAATACTGGTCACTTATTTTCATCTATCAACTAGAGAAAATCCATGCTAGCATGCCACGCTAGGACCTAGAACTAGAAGCAATAAAATGGGTATTTTCCAACCTAAGTAGCTACGAGGAATTTGGGGCATCTAAATTGATACGAACTATCTTCTTTTCCTAACTAGGGTACTTTGTGATCTTTAGGCACGCATATATGGCTCTTCCATGTGAAGCCTCAATTGAAATAGTGTGGTGCCTAAGTCTCCCCTCGAATTTCAGTACCTTTTCCATTCCACTACTTATTAAGTAGAATTTCTTGCCATTTTCAAGGTCACCATAAACTCACAGACTTCTCTTTCTATATGCATGTTGCTTAGGCTAAGTGCGTGTTTTGTTTAGCTTCAACAAATCTGAACGTTGATATTGACGCGGATCAGAGGCATCCGATGCCAAACCAAACACAGGGTATAAGACAACCAAAGGCGTGATTCTATTCACAAAATACAAAGAGAGAACTTATTGATCCAAAATTCCAAACACTCTTAGCTATAGTCTTTAAATTTCAAGGTGTTTCCGATTAATCCGTTTGTTAAATCTAACAATTCAAATTCATGCGACCCAGTTTAAAACCATACATGCATATTATGTTGGcgatttaaaaattttagtcaACAAAGTCTTTGTCTGAAGCCTGCATCTTAATTCTTACCTAAATGGGTGAAACACACTGAAGCTCAACTATACGCTTAGTCGGTTAGTGTAGGCTAACAATGTGGAAAGTTATAGCCCATGAGTGAAGTTGGGTTTGATTGGCTCACATATTGGAAGTCACTTTAACACAACTACaactgtctttttttttttacccgaAGTAATATTGTCtaaaacttataattaattactaatggtataattatactaattttaaattttaaattaaattccatttttatatatttttatattaatctgatctatagaaagaaaataaaaacttaattttaacatatttaaacttttttagaaaataaatttaaactgaTTTTAGTACTACACAAATCAGTTTGTAAGATGATGATTATCTTTCACTcatatactttaatttaatcatatatatagtTAATGTGAGACTGAATTATTAAATCACCACTTTTAAGGTTGTATTTAGGTAATCCTAGAGAGACCACAACTAAGGCGAGTTAATAAGTGTTGGCAATTAAGGAGGATTTTCCAATAAACTATAAAGTGATTAAATgctaatttatttatctatttataatatataaaagttgaaTTTCTCAATATTATATTGTGATGTtagtaaaattaatgattttgagAAAGCAAAGTTTCTCAATGTCACAAAATTAGTAATTTGGTGATTTAGAGGAAATAGAACATTCTACTTTTTGTGTCATTAAGTTTTGTAGTACTacagagaaaaaattattaaataaaataaatgtacaaATTTACACCAATTTAATATTACCATTTCTGCacaaatttatctatttttataattagttactttaaaatatatttctcgaaaaataataaactaaattcattactttaaagttataatataatataatataatataaattcattactttaaatttttatttttagtatttttatatttatattttaattttaggtataattatttctttaaataatttttgtgaaattgaaTAAACATTTTGAATCAATATCatacttttattaaaaagttcttacatgaataatttttttctttgtctttcattcttttttcttttttctttgcaagaattactttttttttcttattcattttagtgttatgttatgataagttttaattattattattgttcagattttttatatatgtttcaaaTGTTCTCTTCTATAACTAACTGTTGTATTAGAAATCTTACTTTTGCATTATATTTGTGCAACAAGACATGAAAAGATTCTATTATTgtgataattttcattttttttatcaatcatattttgaataatatcattacaaaattttatttttcctactCAAATTAACTGTCAAATAAtatgaatgataatttttaataatcaattggttaatttattttctttaaaatacacGTTATccatgtaaataatttaataattatcattcacacagtcaatttaataataatatttttaattttgaactatatgctaaaaattacaataaataatttaaataattatcataagaaGTTATAACTTAATATCCTTATATAGTTGGACCATACAggataataaacatcaattaaatatcattaatttgaaataattaacatatgtaataatataattattattataaagaaaCAATAGAAAGtaatagttaataatatattaaagattagtaataaataaaaataatcggTGACAtctttaataagttaataaatatgtaaacaataatatttaaagtttgaaacatataattatttttataaataaattttgataatcaGTAAGCAATGATAATAAATCAAAAgctaagggaaaataaataataataatgataataattaaattgagattattcaatttatattatgtcataataagattaattaattcaaacctcaaaattttaaaaatattacataaaattaatatattcaaaataagtaaaaatatagttttaaaataattaatggtcATATCTAATAGAATTCAtattatttcaacaaattttaaaaatatttaaattttcaccATAAATGTGcagttaaatttaaataaatattatagattatatatatatatatatatatatatatatatatattatttattattctttaacttCTATGTTTCATATTAGTattgtattaatattattatttagagtaaaaataaattatagtaaaATTCAATAGACTTAATCAGTTTAAAGATAATACGTGTtcattcaaaatattaattaacattatttttcaattttaatatttatatacttgtttcactactaaaaatctttaaaatgaataattttatttatgtacatttatttttcaaaaatattacatCACAATTATTACTTGaatgaacaaaaaattataataaatttttatataattaagataaaattaactcaattaaaaatataaataatcaactttctcgttaataatataattatatttaacataatactaaatatttaaaaattattatttttatttatataaataaataaatatgaaattatatatataattaaaaaaaaaaacccgtaTAACTCACGGTTTCGAAGTCTAGTTCTCATAAAATTTCACCCAACAATAGTGAAGAACGCATTGATAGTGGATTGCTGAAATACACATCTTACAAAAGGCcggattgagaaaaaaaaaacgtggaAGTGGGGATATAATCCCCTCCTTTAAGAGACAATATAGACATAATCATGGCTTGTGACCCAGAAGACATTAGAAAAGATGGAGCAGGCAATAAATAATTCAATGTATGTGCAAAGTTTATTATTGGGTTCTTGAGTCCTTGCTTGCTCAGGCACACTGTTCTGGAAATGGATAGTATAATTTGCACTTTGCCGATCCTCCCCTCGTCCAACCCTTTCAACTCCGACTTCTTTGACCCACTTAGGAGTTAAGACCACTTTTTAGTATTATGATTCAATTCAATTGGACCATACAGTGCACTCTACCCACAATTTATGCCTCACCAAtcatctttacattttttaagatTGAAATAAGAAATTCACAATACAATAACTTACAGAGTCCATAATAATTCATGCACTTTATTCCATCAGttaattgaattatatttcattgataaagatttgtatattattattattttaatctgcatattgtataagatagatttttattttatatcattgaaatttataatataaagtgtttttaaatatacaaattatattttaataaaaaactataataaattaatttttcaaataaaaataaattatatttttgatttATAACTAACAATACAAATTATGGTATAAAGTTATCTTTAactatttatacaaaagatgattgattaaaagataaagaaaaaagaacgtTAGGAAGattaagtaaaagataaaaaataatttgagagGACTGAGAAAAAGGATTTTTTGGTTAGCTGTGAGGTAGTATGcgaaatttagttttttttttttataaaaaaaaagagaaaatattgagAATGCCTCACTTAAAAGTTGAGAGttgtgaattaaaatttatattattaaagtattttttaatgaaaaattcaaggaaaaattaaaactaagttAGAGCAACATTTTACCACGATGGAGTAGAAAGGGTAAccgtgaatttaattttaatacaatgttaatataaaatattatattgctAACTAGTTGAGAATATTTTAGATatgatttcaaaaattattattttttaattatatatcgaTCTTTTGTTTATATTAAGAAGATAAAAAGAACTTTAAATTGTAAGTATATTCcaattaaatttgacaaaaaaaaaagaaatatatttgcaTACAGGCATACAGCTGCATGATTATAGAGAGGAAAAATAAGGGACGGGCATTTAATGGCCTAACATGCAGTATGTCTACATGTGAAAACAATGCGCCAAACATTTCGATTTATCTTCtatcaaatcaaatttgttatttttttggccAAAAGGACAACACGGTTTTATTGTCATTTACAAAACAATAATCGttccaacaataattttttagtgtTCAGTTGTCCTTCACAGGTACATTATACATTGCATGTGAAAGGGAATAAAAAAAGGTCTAATTgctaaattgaaaatgaaaagaataagcATTTGTAATAGGATCAAAGGACATGCAGCATAATAATACCGTTACAATATTGATTGTTCCTCTGtattatgtcattttttttttttatcatttctgCATTATGTCATTTAATTTGCATCCTACGCAATGTCCTTAAAAATTCAAATGCATCTCAGAGAATATGGGCTTTACGTCAGAGAAAgcttaaaaattgaattaaatacgACCCTATCATAAGATTGCATTGTTTATGGGTGTTTTCAGATACGAAAGATAAGGCAATATGTTGACGCTCAATATGTTAGTACTTTCGATGTACCGgtagtatttattatttgtttgatttgtagatTTATGTTGTTGTAACCAATGACCAAACACACTTTGAAGGAAGGTATTGGGGGAATGGAGATTTTCAAACCAAATTAAGCTGCATTGGGAAGCTAACTACTTATCATTAGTCATTACTTAGTTGGCTATGTCTTTGTCAACTCATGATTAGAATCAACGGCACCGTCGCTCTAGTGTTCACATTCAATATGAAGAAATTCTTTAGCACTTTAATCATTTatgcagatttttttttatacatatgaaattatgaatcctaagactacttttttttttcttcctttgctaAATTATGGGCAATAATGTCAAAATTGGGTCCTAGATAGGGCTGAAAATGAAGGGCCTCATGCATACAGACCCCACAAGGATTGGGGTTCCTTTCGTTGCCTTGTGTTGTCCAATCTTCCACGTTCCGTTCCCCATATCATATCATTGTCACATGCCATGAAGTGGGGAACTGAGCCTTTGTCCAATGGCTTTATTTCATTACAAAAGGCTCAGAATTTACAGACCTGCATTGGAGGGTCCCTCTCTTCACAAAATCACAGACAGTAACATTGTCTTTCCCATATAGAAACTATTTTTGCTTTGTGGAAAGTGTATAACAAAGATgcacaaataaatgaaaagaatcttaaaagaaaatgtgaaaaaaaatgaatgagaaataaaaagagataattttttttataaaaagtatgaaaagtttCATTGGTATCATGAGGTCTAAACACCTAGGGAAAGGtagtaaaaactgaaaaataaaggaagtatgaaaatctaatttatcattttagtgaaatctcttttaaaattatattttacatttataaattttgaacctAGACTTTTCTCTCGTTTTAagatatttgaattaaatttcacttttaaGTAAGAACATATTAGACATGATGTGATATAACAATAATAGAGAGATAGAACTTAGAAGGGCATTAAGAAAACTGTAAAGTGAGTGCTGAAATGTTGTTTGAGGTGTCAAATCAGCCCTCATAAAAGTACTGTAAAAACATATGGTATGAATTTATTTACATTACTGTTATCTTACACCACAGAAAACACGAAAAGAATAACCAACTTCCAAACCACCAAAACACATAGGAAGGTTTGAAGAGCAAAACATTTATGGCGTGATGAAAATAGAAATGTTAATAATAATGAGTGACAAGTGGAGAAGATGCAGTTGGGCAATGAAGAAGGTGAGAAGGTGAGAAAAAAGGGTTGTAAAAGGAGGGGTTGAAGTAGAATGAAAAGGCCATAGGTTAACTTATTAGACAATGGGGGGGTCCATTTGGCAATAAATAATAGTACAATCAAGTGGAAAAGATATCACGTGTAAGGAAGAAGAGTGGTGTTGTGAGGGAGCGTGCAGCATGTGCTTTGGTGCAGTCGCCGACCCTTTAGCTTAATGAGATAAGGGGTCTCAATAAAAAGGAGTGATCTTCCTACCACCATTACCCTCATCTCACGGATCTTGCCCCTCTCTTCTCTGTGCCCTCTGTGTTTCTGTCTCTctgttcctttctttcttttcttattttccatacacatattatatataatatatcctCTCTGCTTATACTCCTAGTATTATATAAGGCCTAGAGACAACATTCATTGCAATTGGCAGCACATAATTCAAAGGGCAATGGCCTCTTGGAAGAAGACCATCACAACTCCATTCAAAAAGGCTTGCACTGTATTTAAACAGCAGCAACCACCAAGGGATCAAAAGAAGTCTCAAACAGGTCTGTGTCTGTGTCACTATCTTTCTCCACCGACACCCTACAATCATCATATCCTACACCCAATTCTTcaaattactcttttttttttgtacacaaacaaaaatattattatatcaatTGAGTCAAtggtagtaatttttttatcaactaacttttaaaaaaagtatttttcattaattaaaaattatccatttttcATTGTAATTGTTATGGGTGATGGACTATGAATTGCAATATTGTATTGATGATCGATACATGGTTATGGGTTTGCAGAGCAAGAGAGGCAAGTAATGGATCTGCAGGGTGAAGTGATGGCATGTGGGTATGAAGATGTTCAAGTGATGTGGTCTATTCTGGATAAGTCCAAATCCACAAACTGCAATATAACCTCTTCAACCTGACCCAACCAATCAAAAACAAGAAAGTGGCACTTCAGCAATTAGCGAATGTTTTTGTATGCTAATGTTTAAGGTCATAATTGCATCATACTAGCATATCATTATCTGGTATGAATGTAATTCTCATTCTCAtcgtagaaaatgaaaaaaaaaaaagaaaaagaaaaaagaatgatgTGTAGTGTAGGTGTTTAAGTTTAATACTAGTAGGATTTAACGAGTGTCACTGGTTTTCATGGTGAAGAGAAGACGGTGGCGGTGTCTGTGTTGTAATTGTAAGTCAAAATGTGATGGTGTACTGTAGGGAATCCCCATGATTGATGAGAGAAAATCATGGCGAGATTATGATATGATAAATAGTAGATTAGattcttttcacttctctctGTCACTAGTCAATGGTCAATGTTAAAATCTCCAGACTTAGAAAATATCTTATAGTAGTGGACAGCGTGTTCGACTGGTTAATCGTACGTTCGCTAGTCATGAtcatgataagaaaaataagggacttgtacttgtatttttatttttaaagattagtAAATACTGAAAACACAAAATATGCTaacattttattctattttaatataattagtatagtgtgtattattatataattaaattttgtaataatatttttaaaattttaaactatattataattaatatttataataaattaatatagttaaatatacaaattatataagtaTTTGAGTTTGTATAATACAcgatgaatatttattttatataattaaaaattatataagtcaATTACGATAAGACTAAGTTGGTACAAAGTGTAGGCTAACTAAAATAATAGTGATTTAAATAATCCAAATTATCTagctaattaattattacattttttactgaattaattattacatttaaCAAGCAAGTTTACGAGTATGGACTAATTTGTATTTAGAATAGTTAAAATtggattcaatttgattttacatttttcttagaaacatattttcataattaaaaatcaccCTTGAGAACATTAAAATGATTAGTAAAACGATTTCCATGTAACATTCCCATTTCCACAATTTTATATCTCACTGTTGAAATAACAGAAATCAGTAAActggaaaaataaattaacaattacaattaaagataaacattaaacaaaatCTTATTAAATCCAATCAAATCAAAGAGGATTTCTAAATACTGTAACACTCACATTTAAATAACAAGATTTGAAGATCAAATTAATtccatcttaaaaaaaaagagatcaaTTAATTCCTCTCTTAAAAAAAGATCAAActaattactattttaaaaaaactaaatgattttttatatatcaaataaattctTCCGCGtgataaaaaagaatcaaaacaaaaaatttcaaacaatgaTTATGGTGGCAAGTCATAATCAATCAAATCGtatatattcatatattatGTAATTCCTAACAAAAGTTGACTGACGTTCGACCATCCACCCCAATAAAGAAAAGACTTGGATTTGATTCTAGAAcatctcaacaatagatgctacATAATATCGTAAtcaattcttaaaataataaaatgaatcttCGCTAATAcattcttgattctttaattcTTCCTTCTCTCGCCTCATAATGTCTCCCTTTCTTGAGAGATAAGTATTCGTTATTAAGGTCACGTCTTCAATTTCTGTCCTATTTGTAGCTTTCGTTTTCTCTATGATCTGCTCTACCGTCGGTACCCATGTGGTAATTTTGCAACCCCCAAATTCGTTGTGACTTTTGAATGGTAgaaataaacaattttgaaCTCATGCACCCCCTTTTGCTCAATTTGAGGACGGTGAAATTTGGGGAACAAGGGAAGACCAAAGCCCAACTACCACACTTTTCTTCTCTCAAATGAAGTCACGTGTTATTTCCTTTTTGACATTGTCATTTTCTAATAGAGTAGTTGTAAACTTTTAATTGGTTGGATACAATAATGAGGTATTAAGCTTCTACCGATATAGCCATAACCCCACGTTTTCTTTGAAAGTTCTAGCTCACAAGTCATAACTACATAGTCTATTTAATTCCATCTGTTTTGATGCACCTTGGATTTGGATTTCTTAATTTATCACTTCCCCAAGATTTCTTAATTGGTCACTACCCAATATCTTCTTGGTGTACGGAAAGTATTCCCAAAACCATAGTTGGATATTAATctccttcaaaataaaaatgagctTAGTATCTAAAGAGATCACAGGAGatcaaataaagataaaataaggaTATTTTGAGATAGTTAAGAGAGAAAAGAATTGCCTAATTGTGAGATTTCATATGCTTTTGCAAATGAGAAGAGAGAATGAAGATTTTATATTCTTACAAGTTATGTCTAATTTACAACTTACAATAAAAGCAAATGAAAGAGAAtgttaagagaaaaagaagtgAAAGTCTAACTCTTGTATTATTTTAACAATACATAATATAAAACTGTCGTAGATTCCATGAAATTTCTTCTGGCACAAACATTAATCATAGGCTAGATCCAGTATTCGGAACTCATTATTGACAGTTTTGAGACTTCTTAGTTTCCCGGAAAACCCACCTAATGAGAAATGACTTAATTGTTTTTGTTGCTGCTGCTAAGTTCGACAGAAAAATATACAAAGAGGGTGCtgtttttttcctcttctgCTGAGGGTACAgagaataaataagaaattctacaagactaaaactaaagaaatcaaaCGATAACAATATTCTGAATCATTGATTCCCGGTACTAAAAAGCCAACTTGTATATACTGCAACTACAATAACTTAGAACTCTAACCCCCGATATATGCTGTCATTGAACTATATACCCTTCTGATGTGGCGTGGCTGACCACAGGGTGAATTCACCTGAAATTTCTCTCTTCCTTTGCTTCAAGGGCATCAACTTCCTCGTTGGATAGTAGGTCGACAATAGGTTCCTATACGTCCCACTCCTTTCTTTTCCTGTTACATTCAACCAAAACAGGCCAAGCCTTTGAAGTTCTCATTTGAATTTCATATGCAAGACTATATATGTTAGTTCTAGGAGACTTGTATTATGTGATAGGATTTAGGAAGTCACAAATCATAGAATTAGATACAAAGTGGTTTTAGTTGGAAGGGCAATGGCTTTAAGCTTAAATAGGAGGGATAGAAGGGAAAACATTCAGATCTGTAAGCAGTTGGGAATTGAGCATTGCTCTGCAGAAGAAAAGGGAATccctttgtgaaggggaaaccctAGCCCAGCAGAGAATTCTCTCCTTCTATGTCATTCAATATTCAAGAACAGaagcatttttttatctttcttctatcttttcacatctctctctctaaattcaTATTCTGTTTCCGGATCATAATAGTATGttcaaattagtttaaaaaattacacaaactaTAGATTTAGACCCGCATGTTATGTGGTTGATCAACAAACTATGTGTCGTCTTATGCCATTGCTTTTCCTAGCCTAGTTCTGAGGCTTATGAATTAATGAATTCCACAAGCTACAATAATAAGGAAAAACTCACATTATGGCATTTCAAGAACAATTTTAACTACATAAGCACCATAACTATGTGCAGCCTATGATGATTAAACAATGATATAAATGTTCAGTATAAAATCAATGAATTTCAGCAAAAATGAGTGTTCAAATTTAAGAGACAGACTTACCGAACTACACTAGATTTCGGACCAAACAACTTGACCAAGTCCACTGCTACAGCACCTCCTTTACTGTTAAAGGACCATTGACGAGAAAACAATGCGAATTAGGAACTTACATATTCACTTGGAGTTGTAATAAAAT
Protein-coding sequences here:
- the LOC100787873 gene encoding uncharacterized protein — translated: MASWKKTITTPFKKACTVFKQQQPPRDQKKSQTEQERQVMDLQGEVMACGYEDVQVMWSILDKSKSTNCNITSST